A window of the Tiliqua scincoides isolate rTilSci1 chromosome 5, rTilSci1.hap2, whole genome shotgun sequence genome harbors these coding sequences:
- the LOC136654009 gene encoding zinc transporter ZIP2-like, translating to LGGCLVGLLVITIMCGLIPSQIKWFHSSMTRGKHRRILGFIGCFAAGVFLGACIMHMVADALGDIQEEIKKLQQPGNFSQKHNNTFSTSEDDDSDGYPFGELIISLGFFLVFFIESIVLQCCPRAVHSHGDHESHDDHKSGPESHSSFRAFVLFISLSFHSVFEGLAIGVQKEEVAAIQFCLAVLIHKAIVVFSLAMKMVQSETDARWRLLYLVVFDLMSPAGIGVGIGVGIGVSLSNGNGSSLAQAVLEGVTAGTFLYVTFLEILPYELRSHESLLVKFFFIGLGFSVMAVIAIWA from the exons CTTGGTGGCTGCTTGGTGGGTCTACTGGTGATTACAATCATGTGTGGTCTCATCCCATCACAGATCAAATGGTTCCACAGCAGCATGACCAGAG GAAAGCACCGGCGCATTCTTGGCTTTATAGGTTGCTTTGCAGCTGGGGTGTTCCTTGGTGCCTGCATTATGCACATGGTGGCCGACGCATTGGGGGACATccaagaagaaattaaaaagctACAGCAGCCG GGGAACTTTTCACAGAAGCATAACAATACCTTCAGTACCTCTGAAGACGACGACTCTGAC GGATACCCATTTGGTGAACTAATCATCTCACTGGGCTTTTTCCTGGTGTTCTTTATTGAAAGCATCGTGcttcagtgctgccccagggCTGTGCATTCCCATGGTGACCACGAAAGTCACGACGATCACAAGAGTGGACCAGAATCCCACAGCTCTTTCCGGGCGTTTGTGCTCTTTATTTCGCTCTCCTTCCATTCCGTCTTTGAGGGCTTGGCCATTGGAGTGCAGAAGGAGGAAGTGGCTGCCATTCAGTTTTGCTTAGCAGTGCTAATCCACAAGGCCATTGTGGTCTTCAGCTTGGCCATGAAGATGGTGCAGAGTGAAACTGATGCCCGGTGGAGACTACTATATTTGGTGGTGTTCGATCTGATGTCTCCTGCTGGCATTGGGGTGGGCATTGGGGTGGGCATTGGGGTGTCGCTTTCCAATGGTAATGGGAGCAGCCTGGCTCAGGCTGTGCTGGAGGGAGTGACAGCAGGCACCTTCCTCTATGTCACCTTCCTGGAGATACTCCCCTATGAGCTGCGCTCACATGAAAGCCTCCTTGTGAAGTTCTTCTTCATTGGCCTTGGTTTCTCTGTAATGGCCGTCATTGCCATTTGGGCATGA